GCTGGTGATGGGGCTGGGGCTGTGCGGCGTCCCGTACTCGGGGCCGGACGTCGGGGGCTTCGACGGGGATCCGTCCCCCGAGCTGTATCTGCGGTGGTTCCAGCTGGGCGCGTATCTGCCGCTGTTCCGTACGCACGCGAGTCTGCGGGCGGGGCGCAGGGAGCCGTGGGAGTTCGGTGGCGAGGTGCTGGAGCACGCGCGCGTGGCGCTCGTCGAGCGCCGGCGGCTGCTGCCGTACTTCGTGACGCTGGCGCATCTGGCGCGGCGTACCGGAGCGCCCTATGTGCGGCCGCTGTGGTGGGCGGCGCCGGAGGAGCGGGCGCTGCGTGACTGTGGGGACGCCTTTCTGCTGGGTGACAGCCTGCTGGTGGCGCCGGTGCTGGACCCGGGCACCGACCGGCGTGCCGTGCGGCTGCCGCGGGGGCGCTGGTACGACACCGCGACAGGGCAGGCGTACGAGGGGCCGGGGCAGGTGCTTGTCGCAGCGCCCCTGTCGCGGATCCCGGTGTTCGCACGCGCGGGTGCCGTGCTTCCGGTACGCGGGGAGGACGGCGGGCTGGAGCTGGAGGTGTGGGCGCCCGCCCGGGGGCGGACCGGGGGCGGGCTGGTGGTGCCCGACGGGGGCGAGGGGTGGGACGAACCGGAGATCGAGCGCTACACCGCTCGGTGGATGGGCTCGCGGGTGGTCGTGGAGCGGGAGGGTGAGAACGGCGGCGCGCCGCTCTACCCGGTGCGCGTCCGCGGGGCCGGGGAGCTGTGAGCTCAGATGTACCGGCCCTCGAACCAGGCCCGTACGGCCAGGGTGTGCAGGGGGAAGGCGAGTTCCTCGGCTCGGCGCAGGAGGTGCCAGCCCTCTGTTTCGTCCGTGGCGGCGGAGGAGGGCAGGCCCTCGGCCGGGCGCTCCGGGAGGAGACCGAACAGCAGCAGGTGTCCGTCGGGTGAGCTCATCGCGTCGACCAGCCGTACGTCACGGCCGGCGGCGTCGATGCCCGTCTCCTCCCTGAGTTCGCGTATGACGGCCTGCCGCCAGTCCTCCCGGTCGTCGATGTAGCCGCCGGGCAGGGCGATGCCCCCGCGCGCGGGAGCGATGGTTCGGGTGATGACGACCAGGGCGGTGCCGTTGGTGTCGTACACGGGCTGGAGGGCCACCGCGACCGGGAGCGGGTTGCGGTAGGCCACGGCCCCGCACGCCGGGCAGGTGCGGGGCCAGCCGGTGACGCCCTCTGCGTAGGGCGCGCCGCAGCTCGAACAGTGGGAGTTCGGCGCGGAGTTGGGAGCGGAGTGCTGAGTTTCGGACACGCGGCGGACTGTAGCCGATCACGGAGAGGGCGCCTCGGGCAGGCTGCTCAGTGAGCGCTGCTGAGCGACTTCCTGGACACCGGGAAGTCGAAGTACGTGTCCGGATGGGCTTCGGGCTTGAAGGTGTAGTGCCACCACTCCTCTGCCATGTTCACGAATCCGAGGCCTTCCAGGGTGCTCTTGAGCAGCAACCGGTTGGTGCGCTGTTGGCCCTGGATGCGGGGGCCGAGGGTGTGCGAGAGGGTGTCGAAGCAGTCGAAACCGGTACCCATGTCGATCGAGTTGTCGGGGAACCGCTCGCCCTGGGGAGCGAAGCACGGCGTCAAGGGCTCCCCGGGGTGGTAGGGCCGGGTCGGCTTCGCCGGGAGTCTGACGAGCGTGACGTCCAGGGTCGAACCGCGACTGTGGCCGGATTTCGCCGCGATGTACCCGTCGGCGAAGAGCCGGGTCTTGTCGACGTTCGGGTAGAACTCGCCCTTCATCGCCTCGTCGTCGAGGTCCTCGGCCCAGCGGACGAAGTGGTCCACCGCCCGCTGTGGCCGGTAGCAGTCGTACACCTTGAGCGAGTAGCCCTGGCGCAGGAGCTTTTGCTGGGCCTTGTGGAGGGCTTCGGCGGCGGGGCGGCTGAGGATGCAGAGGGGCTGCCTGTAGCCGTCGATGCGCTCGCCCACGAAGTTGTGCGGGGTGACGTAGCGCATCTCCTGGATGATCGTCGGGTCCACGCTTCTCAGCGCCACGAAGTCCTTCGGCGCCTTGGGATCGGTTCCGGCCCGGGCGGTCGCGGTGGGGGCGGTCGATGCCAGCAAGGCGGCGAACGCGGTGATCAGGGCACGTGCCACGGTGGTGAATCGCGTCATGCCCCTGCGTCTACCAGGAGTGGGGGCACCGTGGAAAGGGATCGGATGCGGCGCGGCGACCGCCCGCCGGTTTTCGGTCTCGTGGACTGCCGATCTCCGACCGGCCGTGCCACACTCCTGACGTTCCGTCAGATCCCGTCTGCGGGGAGGGTGCTGTGGCGCGTGCACGAACACCTGTGGTGGCAGGGTGGTTCACCGGGGAGGGCGATGATTTCCGGCTGCTCGGCACGCGCTGTTCGGCGTGCGCCTCGGTCTTCTTCCCTCGGGAGGACCATCACTGCCGCAACCCCGATTGTGGGGGCGGCGAGTTGGCGCCGGTCCCGCTGTCGCGGCGGGGGCGCGTCTGGTCGTTCACGGACAGCCGATATCGGCCACCGTCACCCTACGTGACCGATCCGGAACTTTCGTGGGAGCCGTGCGCGTTCATCGCTGTGGAGCTGGAGCCCGAGCGGATGGTGGTGCTGGGACAGGCGGCTCCCGGGATCACCGTCGCCGAACTGGCGGTGGGCCTGGAGGTGGAGGTCGTGCCCGGTGTGCTCCACGAGGACGCGGAGACGACCTGGACGACGTGGCACTGGCGGCCGACGGGGGTGACGGCATGACGGAAGAAGTGGCGGTGCTCGGCGCGGGCATGCACCCGTGGGGCAAGTGGGGGCGCAACTTCACGGAGTACGGCGTCGCAGCGGCCCGCGCGGCGCTCATCGACGCCGGGCTGGAATGGCGGGACATCGGCGCGATCATCGGCGCGGACACGGTGCGGGGCGGCTATCCCGGGTATGTCGCCGGGGCGACGTTCGCGAAAGCACTGGGTTGGCAGGGGGCCCGGGTCACCAGCGTGTACGCGGCGTGTGCGTCCGGGGCGCAGGCCATCGAGGCCGCACGGGCCCAGATCCTCGCCGGGCTCGCCGATGTGGTGCTCGTGGTGGGGGCGGATGCCGCTCCCAAGGGGTTCTTCCGCCCTGCGGGCGGGGACAGGCCGGACGATCCCGACTGGCTCAGGTTCCGCATCCTCGGGGCGACCAACCCCGTGTACTTCGGGCTCTACGCCCGCAGACGCATGGCGTTGCACGGCGACACACCGGACGACTTCGCACAGGTGAAGGTGAAGAATTCGGCGATGGGCGCGCTGAACCCCTTCGCGCGCTACCGCGGACGCGTCACCGCCGAGGAGGTCGCCGGCTCCGCCGTCGTCGCCGACCCGCTGCGGCTGCTCGACATCTGCGCGACCTCCGACGGCGGCGCGGCGGTGGTGCTCTCGAGCATGGAGTTCGCGCGTGGCCACGGGCAGGCGGAGCCGGTGCGGATCCGGGCCGTGTCCACAGTGACACCGCGTTATCCGAACACCGTGCTGGACCTGCCGGAGATCGCCACGGACTCCGCGGTGGCCGTGGATCCGCCCGAGGAGACGTTCCGGAGATCGATCACTCGCACGGCCTACGAAGAGGCGGGTATCGGGCCGGAGGACTTGTCGCTGGCCGAGGTCTACGACCTGTCCACCGCCCTTGAGTTGCAGTGGTACGAGGACTTGGGGCTGTGCGGTGAGGGCGAGGGTGTGAAGCTGTTGCGCGACGGGGCGACGGCCCTGGGTGGTCGCATACCGGTGAACGTCAGCGGTGGACTGGCCTCCTTCGGCGAGGCCGTTCCGGCGCAGGCGATAGCCCAGGTCTGCGAACTATCGTGGCAGTTGAGGGGCGAGGCGGGTGACCGGCAGGTCGTGGGAGCGAGGGTGGGGATCACCGCGAACCAGGGGCTGTTCGGGCACGGATCAGCGGTGATCGCGGTGCGGTGAGCCACAGCGGCTGGACCGGCGCCTCGGCTGGTGCTGGAACTGGTGCCGGTCGTACCGCCACATCAGGCCGGGCCCGGAGCCATACGCTGTGTGATCGCGCCGGAATCCTGCGTGAACGTCTCATGAACTGCGCTTGGGCGTGCGCCGGTGGCGTCAATCATGCTCCCGTGCACTCCTGGACGGACACTCTCCGCTTCGCCTTTCAGCCGGTGGTCAATCTGACGACCGGCGCGGTCGCGGGGCTGGAGATACTCGCCCGCCCGGAGACCGGCGACATCCTCGCCGAGGCCCGCCGGGATCCTGAGCTCGACGGTCGCCTGGCGGTGTCGGCGCTCCGCGCGGCGGTACGCAAGCAGACCCTGCTTCCGCTGTTCGTCAACGTGTTCGCCGGGACCCTAGCGGACCTCGGCGGGCTCCCGGCACTGCACGACGGCGTGCGCGAGGCGGGCCGGCTTCCGTGGGAGGTGACGATCGACGTCTGTCCGCCGTACACGCATGTGCCGCAGCCGGCTCTGCTGGACGCGGTGGCCTCGCTTCGCGGGCAGGGCTTCCGGATCTGCGCGGACGGTGTCGGGGACGGGGATGTGCCCCTGCGGCTGCTCTCCGACCTCTCGCCCGGCCTGGTGAAGCTGGACGCGTCGCTGCTGGCCCGGCCGGCGGTGATGCGGTCGATGCGGACGCTGTGCGACGAGCTGGGGGCGCTCCTGGCCGTCGAGGGCGTGGAGACCGAAGGGCAGTGCGCGGCGGCGTTCGCGGGCGGGGCGCAGCTGGCCCAGGGCGATCTGTTCGCGCCGCCGGCGCGCCTGCCCGCCGCCCACGTCTACGTCCCGCCCCGCTCCCCCGTCGAGGTGGCCGCACCGCGGACCGGGCCGTCGGTGCGGGAGTTCGTCCGGCCCGCCGCTCTGCTGCCGGCCACCGCCTCTGCCGGCCGGGTGCGAGCCCTGCTGACAGGGTCGCCGGACGTGTCCGGGGTGTTGCTCGTGGACCCCACGGGCGTGCCGGTCCGGTCGGTGCACCGCTCACGCTTCCTGCTGTCGATGTCGGGGCGCTACGGGCACGCCCTGTACGCCGACCGGCCTGCGGCCAAGCTCGGGGACCCGCCACGGACGGTGGGCGTCGACGCCACGGCGTGGGAAGTGCTGGAGGTGGTCGCGGTCGGCGGACGGGGCCGCACCTCGGACGACGTGACCGTGGTGGACGAGTGCGGGCGGTGCGTGGGGGTCGTGCGGCTCGCGGACCTCGTGCGGGCGCTGGCCGAGACACGGGTGGAGGAGGCGGCAGGGCTGAATCCTCTGACGCGTCTGCCCGGCTCGGACGCGATCACCGCCGAGGTGGACCGGCGGGTCGCCGCGGGGCGGACGTTCGCGTTGAGCTGGCTGGACGTCGACCACTTCAAGCAGGTCAACGACGGGGCCGGGTTCGCTTGCGGCGACGATCTGATCCGGGCGGTGGGCCGGGCGCTGCAACAGGCCGCGACGGACGGCGCCCGCGTCGGGCACATCGGCGGGGACGACTTCCTGGTGCTCGCCGATCCGGACGGTCTTGGTCCGCTGGCCGCCTCGGTGCTGGACGCTTCCTGGTCGGCGGGGGGCCGGCCGGTCACGCTGTCGCTCGCGACGCTGGTGTGCACGCCGGGCAGCGTGAGCGACCACCGGCAGGCCGCGGCCTGCCTGGCTCCGTTGAAGAAGGCGGCGAAGGCGCTGCACGGGGCGAGTTGGGTGGTGGGCCGGGCGGGGATGCCGGGCCACGAAACCCGCCGGGGCTCGCAACCGGCACCGACACCGGCGCCAGCGGGGTGCGGGGTGGCGGTCGAGAGGGACGCGCAGGGCGTCTGAGACGCGTGGGAAACGGCTGAGCCGCGGTGACGCGACCGGGCTCGGGGCGCGCGCCGGCTTCCTGGCGTCGGGATCCACTCCGCCGGCGGGTTTCTGGCCGTCGGGCTCCTCTTCGGCGGGATCCAGGCCGGTGGGTTCCTGGTCGGCAGCGCACGCGGGGGTCGCGGCGCTGTCGGGGTCGTGCCCGGACGCGGCCGGCAGCGGCCCGCCGGGGCCCTTCCGTGGTGGCCATGGCCCCGCCGGACTCCTGCGGTTGAGAAACCGCAAGGTCAGGTGAATCCTGGACACTAGCAAGCGAGGAGTCAGGTGCGGCCGGACTTTCGCCCCCAGGCGGAGCCCGGCGGAGGCCGGACACCATCAGCCAAGCCTCGCGCGGCTCACCAAGGCCCGCGCGGGTCCGGAACAGATCTGAACAACGACCCGACCGGGCGCGCCATGGCCGAGCAACCGGCCCTTCGGTCCAGCGCGAGCCCGGCGGCCGTCGAAGGCCGTGGACCGTTGCGGTCGGCGACCTTGACGCTCTTTGGGTGCCGGTGAACACTTCCGGTGTCAGTCGACATCGCCGTACATAGGCGGCGTATTCCGGCACTGCGGCGCGTGGATGCGCCTGCGCCAAGGCCCATTTCCCACGGGCGATTCGGCTGCGACGGCACGCTCGTCACGGATGCCGGGCGGGGCGCGGGATCTCCCCGCCTTCGGCTGAAGTAGCCACGGGTAACGCACCCTGCAGGTGAGAACCGGGGCCGGTCGTCCCGGGCCAGGGCTGAGGAGCCGCCATGAGTAACGGAGACATTTTCGTCGGCGAGATGATCGGCACGGCGATTCTGATCCTGTTCGGTGCGGGCGTCTGCGCCGCCGTCACCCTTCGGTTCTCGAAGGCCAGGGCTTCAGGCTGGATCGTCATCGCGTTCGGCTGGGGATTCGGTGTCCTGGCCGGCGCGTACACCGCCGCCCCGCTGTCGGGCGGGCACATCAACCCCGCCGTCACCCTCGGCCTGGCCGTCGACACAGGCGTGTGGGACAAGGTCTGGATCTACCTGCTCGGGCAGATCGTGGGGGCGATGCTGGGCGCCGTCCTTGCGTACCTGCTCTACTTCGCCCAGTTCCAGGCCAACGTGCGGAAGACGGGCACCACGGAAGGCACAGCGGACGAGCCGGTGCCGACGCTCGGCATCTTCGCCACCATCCCTGAGATCAGGAACCCGGTCGCCAACCTGATGACGGAGATCCTCGCGACCATCGCCCTGGTACTGCCCATCCTTGCCCTGGTCGGCGACAACAGGGTCGTCCAGGGCGTCGGCATCGGTCCGATCCCGGGCGAGGGAGCCGGTATCTACGGTTCCGGCATCTCGATCTTGTTGGTGTCCCTGCTGGTCGTAGGGATCGGTCTCTCCCTCGGTGGGCCCACGGGTTACGCGATCAACCCAGCGCGTGACCTCGGTCCGCGCATCGTGCACCAGTTCCTTCCGATCCCCAACAAGGGAGCATCCGACTGGGGGTACGCGTGGGTCCCGGTGGTGGGACCTGTTGTCGGCGGAATCCTCGGGGCTCTCATCTACAACGCAGCCTTCTGACCAGCCGAAGGGGTAGCCATGACGGACAACTCCGCGAAGTACGTCGCAGCCATCGACCAGGGCACCACGTCGAGCCGCTGCATCGTCTTCAACCAGGACGGCGCGATCGTCGCCGTGGACCAGCGTGAGCACCGCCAGATCTTCCCGAAACCCGGCTGGGTGGAGCACGACGCCACCGAGATCTGGTCCAAGGTGCAGGCGGTGGTGGCGGGGGCGATCGCGAAGGCCGGTCTGAGGGCCGACCAGCTGAGCGCGATGGGGATCACCAACCAGCGCGAGACGACCCTCCTGTGGGACCGGGCCACGGGCAAGCCGGTGCACAACGCCATCGTCTGGCAGGACACGCGGACGGCGGCACTGTGCAATCAGCTGGGCGGCTCGGACGGGCAGAACCGCTTCCGTGAGCAGACGGGCCTGCCACTGGCCACCTACTTCTCCGGGCCCAAGGCGGCCTGGCTGCTCGACAACGTGCCCGACCTCCGGGCGCGTGCCGAGCGCGGTGAGATCGCCTTCGGCACGATGGACTCCTGGCTGATCTGGAACCTCACCGGCGGCACGGACGGCGGGCAGCACGTCACCGACGTGACCAACGCCGGACGCACCATGCTGATGAACCTGGAGACCCTCCAGTGGGACTCCTCGATCCTCTCGGCGATGAACATCCCCGAGGCCATGCTGCCCGAGATCCGCTCCTCGGCCGAGGTGTACGGCACCGCCGTCGGCCAGCTCGCCGGTGTGCCGGTGGCCTCGGCGCTGGGCGACCAGCAGGCGGCCGTGTTCGGGCAGGCCTGCTACGACGTGGGCACGGCGAAGAACACCTACGGCACGGGAAGCTTCCTGCTGCTCAACACGGGCAACCGCCCGGTGGCGTCGAAGAGCGGCCTGTTGACGACGATGGGGTACAAGATCGGCAGTGAGGCGCCGGTGTACTGCCTGGAGGGGTCGATCGCCATTACGGGCGCGCTGGTGCAGTGGTTCCGCGACCAGCTGGGCATCATCCGTACCGCCGACGAGATCGAGCCCCTGGCGGCGAGTGTGGAGGACAACGGCGGCGCGTACATCGTGCCGGCGTTCTCGGGTCTGTTCGCGCCCTACTGGCGCTCCGACGCGCGCGGCGTGGTCACCGGCCTGACCCGGTACGTCACCAAGGCGCACCTCGCGCGCGCGGTGCTGGAGGCGACGAGCTGGCAGACGCGCGAGGTCGTGGACGCGATGTACCAGGACTCCGGGGTGCACATCACCACCCTCAAGGTCGACGGCGGCATGACGAAGAACAACCTGCTCATGCAGCACCAGGCGGACGTGCTCGACGTGCCGGTGGTGCGGCCCAAGGTCTCCGAGACGACCTGTCTGGGCGCCGCGTACGCGGCCGGTCTGGCCACCGGTGTGTGGAACGACCTCGACGAGCTCAAGGCGCACTGGCAGAAGGACGTCGAGTGGACGCCGGACATGGAGGCGTCGGTGCGGGACCGCGAGTACCACAACTGGCGCAAGGCCGTGGAGAAGAGCTTCGGCTGGGAGGAGGACGGCGACAGCTGACCACGCGCGCGTGGAGCGTCGCTTCGCCGGCGGCCCGTTCCCCGGTCGGCGGGGGTACGGGCCGCCTACGCCGAGGCGGTGTCAGCCGGTCACGGCCTCGCGGCGATCGGCCGCGTACGCCATGGCGTGCTGGACGACGCCGACGAGTGCGTCCTTGACCGACTCGCGGTCGCGGGCGTCGCACATCATGAGCGGCACGCCCTCGTCGAGGTCGAGGGCCTGGCGGACGTCCTCGATCGGGTAACGGGGAGCGCCCTCGAAGCAGTTGATGCCGACGAGGAAGGGGATCGAGCGCCGTTCGAAGTAGTCGATGGCCGCGAAGCAGTCCTCCAGGCGACGGGTGTCGGCGAGGACGACTGCACCGAGCGCGCCCTCGGAGAGCTCGTCCCACATGAACCAGAACCGCTCCTGGCCGGGCGTGCCGAAGAGGTACAGCACGAGGTCCTCGCGGAGGGTGATGCGGCCGAAGTCCATGGCCACGGTCGTGGTGTGCTTGCCTTCCACGCCGCTGGTGTCGTCGACCGGGCGCCCGGCCTCGGTGAGCCGTTCCTCGGTGCGCAGCGGCCTGATCTCGCTGACCGCGCCGACGAGCGTGGTCTTGCCCACGCCGAAGCCGCCGGCCACGAGGATCTTGAGCGTGACGGGCTCGACCGGAGGCTTGCCGCGCTCAGAACGCCCGAAGATCATCGGTCTCTTCTCCTGCTTGATGGGGGTCGGGCGACGGCGGGTCATAGCCTCCGCCGCCTGGGGTTTCGATGACGAGTACGTCAAGCAGCAGGGTGCGGACGTCCCCGACCGCGGCGTCGGCGTGGCGTGCGGGGCTGTCCGAGGGCAGCTTGTGGGTGAGCAGCCGGCCGTCCGGGCGCCGGGCGATCACGTCGGTGGAGGTGTCGTCCCGGTCCACCCGCACCTGCCGGCCAGTCACGTCAGACCTCGCTTCCGCACTGCTCACAGCGCCCGGAGGCCGTTGATCACGTCGCGCAGAATACTCTCGTCCGGCAGTTCGGCAGGGGGTACGGGCCGGTTCACGTGCACGAATTCCGCGTCCACGAGATCTCCGACAAGGACCCGTACCACCCCGATCGGCAGGTCGAGTTCCGCTGCGAGTTCGGCGACCGACTGCGGGATGTCGCGGCACAGTTCGACGATGTCCACATGCTCGGGGGAGAGCATGTGGTCCGCTTCCGGATCGTCCGCGTGCGGCTCCGCGACCACGACCGCGATCAGGTCCAGGCGGTGCTGGCCCTGGCTGCTGGTGCGGCCGCGGGTCATGGCGTACGGACGGACGACCGGTCCGGCCTCGTCGTCGAACCAGTGGCTTCTTCCCTGACCGTCAGCGCTCATGTCATCCCACTACCCGCCTGCGGGCAGATCGGTGCGCGGAGCGGCAGCCAGATGCACGCCCACCCGCTTCACGAGGAGCGTCATCTCGTAAGCGACCTGACCGACGTCCGAGTCGGCGTCCGAGAGGACGGCCAGGCAGCTGCCGTCGCCGGCGGCCGTCACGAACAGGAAGGCGTCATCGAGCTCGACGACCGTCTGGCGGACGTTGCCGGCCTCGAAATGGCGCCCCACGCCCTTGGCGAGGCTGTGGAACCCGGAGGCGACGGCGGCCAGGTGCTCGCTGTCCTCCCTGGTCAGGTCCTTGGACACGCCCGTCGGCAAACCGTCGCCGGAGAGCACGAGGGCCTTGCGAATGCTCGCGACACGGTCCACCAGGTCGTCGAGGAGCCAGTTCAGCTCGCCCGTGTTGGTGGTGTGGCCGGTCGCCTTCGGTGCGGTCATCGACCGTCCCCCTCTGTCGTTCCTTGTGGTGCTGCGCCGCTGTGGGCGGCATCGCCCGCGGCGTTCTCCTCGCGGCCGCGCTGCCAGCCACGCTGGAGCGATGCCATGCGGCTGCGTACTTCATCGGCGTCGCGTTCGACGGGCTCGGCCCTGTCGTCGGTACGCGGCTCCGAGCTCCGCTTCAGCTGCGGGGCCAGGTTGGCCTGCCGGACGCGCCGGGGCAGCGGCGCGGTGCCGGAGCCCGTCTCTTGGCGCGAGGGCTCGCCGGTGATCTCCGACGTGGAGCCGGAGCCGTGGTCGGGCCCGCCCGGGCCGCTCGCTGCGACCTCCGCGCGGCGGGTCCGCATCGGGAGGGTGGACGGCTCCGGCCGGTCGCCGACGGCACTGCCGGGCGGGGCCGGGGATTCGGTGCGGTCCTCGTCGCGGCCGGTCGTGCCGATGCCACGGCGGGCGGAGTCCGTCCCGCGACGTCGCGCCGGCAGCGGCGGCGGTGCGTCCGGGAGGGCGTCGCCCCGCAGGCTGCCGGTCGAGGAGCTCTCGCCGCGGCGCCGGGCCGGAAGGGCGGACGCGGGCTCGGGTCCCGGCCGGTCGGCGGCCCGGCCGCCCGCGGGCTCCTCGCCCCGGCGGCGTTGCGGGAGCGCGGCGGTGGGACCGGGCTCCGTTCGGCCGGTGCCCGTGGTGGTCTCCTCGTCCGTCTTCCCCCGCCGGGGGCGCTGTTCGGTGACGGGGCGCCCGTGCGAGCTGACCAGCTTGGGGGTGTGGCGGCGGGGCAGCGAGACCGGAGCACCCAGCTCGTCGTCGCTGTCTGCCCGGTCCCCCTCGCTGCGGGCGTCGGTGGTCTGCCGACGCGGATCGGTGCGACGGCCCGCCGTCTCGTCCGGGGCGCGGGTGAGGGAGTGGCGGGGGCGGAACAGGCCGCCGTGCTCACTGTCCTCGTCCTGGATGGCGCCGGGGAAGTCTTCGATGGCGTCCAGGTCGACGGGGGCCTCCAGCTCGACCGGACCGTCCAGCAGTGAGGCGGGCAGACCGGGGCGCTGCGCGGGTGCCTGGGACAGCGCGGCGCGGCGGCTGCCCTGCGGCTCGCTCTCCGGGGCCAGCTGGGGACGGTCGAGCCGGAACCCGAGGCCGTTGGTGTCCGGGACGTCGTCGGTCAGCAGCGCGTCGGGGATGAAGACCACAGCGGTCGTGCCGCCGTACGGGGAGGGCTGCAGGGAGACGCGGACGTTCTGGCGCTGGGCGAGTCGGCTGACCACGAACAGGCCGAGCCGGTCGGTGTCGGAGAGCTCGAACTCCGGCGTCTCGGCGAGCCGGAGGTTGGCGTCCAGCAGCGCTTCGGCGGCCATGCCGAGGCCGCGGTCGTGGATTTCCAGGGTGAAGCCGTTGGCGACGCGCTCGCCGAGGACCTGCACGGCGGTGTGCGGCGGCGAGAAGACCGTGGCGTTCTCCAGGAGTTCGGCCACGAGATGCGTGAGGTCGGCGACGGCCGGGCCGGTGACGGCGATCCGCGGGAGGCGGCGGACCTCGATGCGCTCGTAGTCCTCGACCTCGGCGACGGCGGCGCGTACGACGTCCATGAGCTGGACGGGCTTGCGCCACTGACGGGAGGGTGCGGCGCCGGAGAGGATCACCAGGCCCTCGGCGTGCCGGCGCATGCGGGTGGTCAGGTGGTCGAGGCGGAACAGGTCGGCGAGTTCCTCGGTGTCCTCGGTCCGGCGCTCCATGGCGTCGAGGAGGGTGAGCTGCTTGTGGAGCAGGACCTGGCTGCGGCGCGCGAGGTTGACGAACACCTCGGAGACGCCTGCGCGCAGCTCGGCCTGCTTGACGGCGGCCTCGACGGCGGCGCGCTGCAGAGTGTTGAGGGCCTGGCCGACCTCGCCCATCTCGTTCTTGTCGTACTCGAGGCGCGGGACCTCGGTCTCGACGTCGACCTGCTCGCCCGCGGAGAGGCGGCGCATGACGCTGGGCAGGCGCACCCCGGAAGCCTCGTGGGCGTCCAGACGCAGCTGCCGCAGATCGCGGATGAGGGTGCGGCCGACGCGTACGGACAGGAAGAGGGAGACCAGGAGCGCGATCAGACCGAGTGCGCCGGCGATGACCGCCTTGGCGATGACGCCGACGGCGACGGGGTGGACGCGGTCCTGGTAGCGGTCATTGGCCTGGTCGTTCAGGGTGCCGAGCTCGTCGAGCACGTTGCCGGCGGCGCTGTCCCAGCTCTTGGCGGAGACGCCGCGGGGGGTTCCGGCCCCGGAGGAGACGGCGGCTTCCTCGGCCACGCGCAGGGGAGCGGAGGAGGCGTTCTTCCAGAAGCTCTGGTAGCGGTCACGTTCGGCCACGGGCAGCAGCGGCAGGTTGACGTCGTACATCAGGGTGCGCTGGGCCACGAGGTCGGAGATGTCCCGCTCTTCGGAGTGGGAGATCCTGCCGACGATCAGCGCGGAGCCGAGGAGGGCGTCCTCGCGGGAGAGCAGTTCGCGGGCACGGGCGAGATTGACCAGCGCGCGGTACTGCTTGTCCAGTTCGACGTTGTCGACCACGTGCAGGTTGGCCAGGAGGACGTAGCAGGGGTCGACGAGCCGGTTGTAAAGGTCGAGGGCCTGGGTGCGGTTGACGGTGCCGTCCTCGACGCTGCGGCGCAGCGACTCGATGCCGTCGAAGGCGTCCAGGACCGCGGTCAGCCGCTCGTCGGTGTCCGCGCCCATCGCGTCGCGCACGTCCGGGTTCCGGGCGTTCTCGCGGATGCTGCCGACGGCTTCGTCGGTGGCGGTCCGGCTGCGCCGGAGCGCGGCGAGCCCGTCGGAGGCGCGGGGATCGGCGAGGTAGACGAGGGTCTGGCGGCGTTCCTCCTGGAGGACCCGAACGGTGTCCTCGATGGGGTAGCCGATCTTCTCCACCACGGACGACACGTTGAACAGGTCGCCCGCCTCACGTCCCGTGAGCACCGTGGCGAAAGCCCAGATCGCGGTCAGGGACACCAGCGGCACGAGAAGCAGCGCCACGATCTTCCGGCGGATGGACTTCCCGCGAAAGCGCATGGCCTCCCCCAGCTCGGGCCCCCGGCTACCCGGGGTACACATGTGCGTCAACAAACGGCGCGAGCCTACTACCGACCCACAGGGAACTCGAAGACCGGTCCGGAACCTGAACTTCCGCGCCAGCCACGAGGCATGGCGAGTTGTCCGGGCATTGCGGGAGTTGTCTCCCCGAAACCGGTGGTCGCGGCGTGACT
This is a stretch of genomic DNA from Streptomyces hawaiiensis. It encodes these proteins:
- a CDS encoding nitrate- and nitrite sensing domain-containing protein, with the protein product MRFRGKSIRRKIVALLLVPLVSLTAIWAFATVLTGREAGDLFNVSSVVEKIGYPIEDTVRVLQEERRQTLVYLADPRASDGLAALRRSRTATDEAVGSIRENARNPDVRDAMGADTDERLTAVLDAFDGIESLRRSVEDGTVNRTQALDLYNRLVDPCYVLLANLHVVDNVELDKQYRALVNLARARELLSREDALLGSALIVGRISHSEERDISDLVAQRTLMYDVNLPLLPVAERDRYQSFWKNASSAPLRVAEEAAVSSGAGTPRGVSAKSWDSAAGNVLDELGTLNDQANDRYQDRVHPVAVGVIAKAVIAGALGLIALLVSLFLSVRVGRTLIRDLRQLRLDAHEASGVRLPSVMRRLSAGEQVDVETEVPRLEYDKNEMGEVGQALNTLQRAAVEAAVKQAELRAGVSEVFVNLARRSQVLLHKQLTLLDAMERRTEDTEELADLFRLDHLTTRMRRHAEGLVILSGAAPSRQWRKPVQLMDVVRAAVAEVEDYERIEVRRLPRIAVTGPAVADLTHLVAELLENATVFSPPHTAVQVLGERVANGFTLEIHDRGLGMAAEALLDANLRLAETPEFELSDTDRLGLFVVSRLAQRQNVRVSLQPSPYGGTTAVVFIPDALLTDDVPDTNGLGFRLDRPQLAPESEPQGSRRAALSQAPAQRPGLPASLLDGPVELEAPVDLDAIEDFPGAIQDEDSEHGGLFRPRHSLTRAPDETAGRRTDPRRQTTDARSEGDRADSDDELGAPVSLPRRHTPKLVSSHGRPVTEQRPRRGKTDEETTTGTGRTEPGPTAALPQRRRGEEPAGGRAADRPGPEPASALPARRRGESSSTGSLRGDALPDAPPPLPARRRGTDSARRGIGTTGRDEDRTESPAPPGSAVGDRPEPSTLPMRTRRAEVAASGPGGPDHGSGSTSEITGEPSRQETGSGTAPLPRRVRQANLAPQLKRSSEPRTDDRAEPVERDADEVRSRMASLQRGWQRGREENAAGDAAHSGAAPQGTTEGDGR